Proteins co-encoded in one Zootoca vivipara chromosome 3, rZooViv1.1, whole genome shotgun sequence genomic window:
- the LOC118082863 gene encoding LOW QUALITY PROTEIN: small ribosomal subunit protein eS19-like (The sequence of the model RefSeq protein was modified relative to this genomic sequence to represent the inferred CDS: substituted 1 base at 1 genomic stop codon), producing MPGVTVKDVNQQEFVRALAAFLKKSGKLKVPEWVDTVKLAKHKELAPYDDNXFYTRAASTACHLYLRGGTGVGSMTKIYGGRQRNGVMLSHFSRGSKSVARRVLQALEGLKMVEKDQDGGRKLTPQGQRDLDRIAGQVAAANKKH from the coding sequence ATGCCTGGAGTAACTGTTAAGGACGTGAACCAGCAGGAATTTGTGAGGGCCCTTGCAGCCTTCCTCAAAAAGTCAGGTAAACTGAAAGTACCTGAATGGGTGGACACAGTCAAACTAGCCAAGCACAAGGAACTAGCTCCATATGATGATAACTAGTTCTACACCAGAGCTGCATCCACAGCTTGCCACCTGTATCTCCGTGGTGGCACCGGAGTTGGCTCCATGACCAAGATCTATGGGGGCCGCCAGCGCAACGGCGTAATGCTCAGCCACTTCAGCAGAGGCTCCAAGAGCGTTGCTAGGAGAGTGCTGCAGGCTTTAGAAGGGCTCAAAATGGTGGAGAAAGACCAAGATGGAGGTCGCAAACTTACTCCTCAGGGGCAACGAGATCTGGACAGGATTGCAGGACAGGTGGcagctgcaaacaagaaacattaa